In Callospermophilus lateralis isolate mCalLat2 chromosome 19, mCalLat2.hap1, whole genome shotgun sequence, the following are encoded in one genomic region:
- the Zscan25 gene encoding zinc finger and SCAN domain-containing protein 25 isoform X3 has product MLKERPGMAEDPQQQMGVPVVKLEKELPWGRAREDSSPETFRLRFRQFRYQEAAGPQEALRELQELCRGWLRPELHTKEQILELLVLEQFLTILPREFYTWIRDHGLESGKALATMVEDLTENALEAKAVGEKRVPCHIQGEQQKTALGRGAWEPGVHLEPVEVKPEWGMPHGEGVQVLDQRSEEQLSQDPGDGTQAFQEQALPLLQMGPGLPPMNTRDQEMAAGFLSAGAQGLGTFKDMALPFPEEEWRHVTPAQIDCFGEYVEPQDCGVSSGIGSKEKESKPQQEDLKGAFAGLSSERFGEAAVPGPGLGGACEQEPGESGNGLPGLPAPQHSVPLPEDLKTQSSFWKPFQCPECGKGFSRSSNLVRHQRTHEEEKSYGCVECGKGFTLREYLMKHQRTHLGKRPYVCNECWKTFSQRHHLEVHQRSHTGEKPYKCGDCWKSFSRRQHLQVHRRTHTGEKPYTCECGKSFSRNANLAVHRRAHTGEKPYGCQVCGKRFSKGERLVRHQRIHTGEKPYHCSACGRSFNQRSILNRHQKTQHRLEPPVQ; this is encoded by the exons ATGCTTAAAGAGCGTCCAGGGATGGCGGAAGATCCTCAGCAGCAAATGGGTGTTCCTGTGGTGAAACTGGAGAAAGAGTTGCCATGGGGCAGGGCAAGAGAAGACTCCAGTCCTGAGACTTTTCGCCTGAGGTTTCGGCAGTTCCGCTACCAGGAGGCAGCGGGTCCCCAAGAAGCCCTCAGGGAGCTCCAAGAGCTCTGTCGCGGGTGGCTGAGGCCTGAGCTGCACACCAAGGAGCAGATCCTGGAGCTTCTGGTGCTGGAGCAGTTCCTGACCATCCTGCCCCGGGAGTTCTATACCTGGATCCGGGATCATGGCCTGGAGAGTGGCAAGGCTTTGGCGACCATGGTGGAGGACTTGACAGAGAATGCTCTGGAGGCCAAGGCGGTGGGTGAGAAGAGG GTTCCATGCCAcatacagggagaacagcagaagACAGCCCTTGGCAGAGGTGCTTGGGAGCCAGGCGTCCACCTGGAGCCAGTGGAGGTCAAGCCTGAGTGGGGGATGCCTCATGGGGAAGGAGTTCAAGTCCTAGaccaaagatcggaagagcagctGAGTCAGGACCCTGGAGATGGGACACAGGCCTTCCAAGAGCAGG CACTCCCTCTTCTTCAGATGGGTCCAGGCCTCCCTCCAATGAACACCAGAGACCAAGAGATGGCAGCTGGGTTTCTTTCAGCAGGAGCACAG GGATTGGGGACCTTTAAAGACATGGCCTTGCCTTTCCCTGAGGAGGAGTGGAGGCATGTGACCCCAGCCCAGATTGACTGCTTTGGGGAATATGTGGAACCACAGGACTGTGGGGTCTCTTCAG gcATTGGGAGCAAGGAAAAGGAGTCAAAACCCCAGCAGGAAGACCTTAAAGGGGCATTTGCTGGGCTGTCTTCTGAGAGGTTTGGGGAAGCTGCTGTCCCTGGACCTGGGCTGGGAGGAGCCTGTGAGCAGGAGCCTGGGGAATCCGGGAATGGCCTGCCAGGACTTCCTGCTCCGCAGCACAGTGTTCCCTTGCCTGAGGATCTCAAAACCCAGAGCTCCTTCTGGAAGCCTTTCCAGTGCCCCgagtgtgggaaaggcttcagtcGGAGCTCCAATCTCGTCAGACACCAGCGAACCCATGAAGAGGAGAAGTCCTATGGCTGCGTGGAGTGTGGGAAGGGCTTCACCTTGAGGGAGTACCTCATGAAGCACCAGAGGACCCATCTGGGAAAGAGGCCCTACGTGTGCAATGAGTGCTGGAAGACCTTCAGCCAGAGACACCATCTGGAGGTCCACCAGCGGAGCCACACAGGGGAGAAGCCCTACAAGTGTGGGGACTGTTGGAAGAGCTTCAGCCGGAGGCAGCACCTGCAGGTGCACCGGAGGACGCACACCGGTGAGAAGCCCTACACCTGTGAGTGCGGCAAGAGTTTCAGCAGGAATGCCAACCTGGCTGTGCACCGGCGAGCCCACACTGGGGAGAAGCCCTATGGGTGCCAGGTGTGCGGGAAGCGGTTCAGCAAAGGGGAGCGGCTGGTCCGACACCAGAGGATCCACACGGGAGAGAAGCCCTACCACTGCTCCGCCTGCGGTCGGAGCTTCAACCAGAGGTCCATCCTCAACCGACACCAGAAGACCCAGCATCGCCTGGAGCCCCCGGTGCAGTGA
- the Zscan25 gene encoding zinc finger and SCAN domain-containing protein 25 isoform X2, giving the protein MQQLESHEREIRCSRGNTFCSLESLLRGNVKMLKERPGMAEDPQQQMGVPVVKLEKELPWGRAREDSSPETFRLRFRQFRYQEAAGPQEALRELQELCRGWLRPELHTKEQILELLVLEQFLTILPREFYTWIRDHGLESGKALATMVEDLTENALEAKAVPCHIQGEQQKTALGRGAWEPGVHLEPVEVKPEWGMPHGEGVQVLDQRSEEQLSQDPGDGTQAFQEQALPLLQMGPGLPPMNTRDQEMAAGFLSAGAQGLGTFKDMALPFPEEEWRHVTPAQIDCFGEYVEPQDCGVSSGIGSKEKESKPQQEDLKGAFAGLSSERFGEAAVPGPGLGGACEQEPGESGNGLPGLPAPQHSVPLPEDLKTQSSFWKPFQCPECGKGFSRSSNLVRHQRTHEEEKSYGCVECGKGFTLREYLMKHQRTHLGKRPYVCNECWKTFSQRHHLEVHQRSHTGEKPYKCGDCWKSFSRRQHLQVHRRTHTGEKPYTCECGKSFSRNANLAVHRRAHTGEKPYGCQVCGKRFSKGERLVRHQRIHTGEKPYHCSACGRSFNQRSILNRHQKTQHRLEPPVQ; this is encoded by the exons ATGCAACAGCTAGAAAGTCATGAAAGAGAAATTCGATGCAGCAGAGGAAATACGTTCTGTAGCCTGGAAAG TCTTCTGAGAGGGAATGTGAAGATGCTTAAAGAGCGTCCAGGGATGGCGGAAGATCCTCAGCAGCAAATGGGTGTTCCTGTGGTGAAACTGGAGAAAGAGTTGCCATGGGGCAGGGCAAGAGAAGACTCCAGTCCTGAGACTTTTCGCCTGAGGTTTCGGCAGTTCCGCTACCAGGAGGCAGCGGGTCCCCAAGAAGCCCTCAGGGAGCTCCAAGAGCTCTGTCGCGGGTGGCTGAGGCCTGAGCTGCACACCAAGGAGCAGATCCTGGAGCTTCTGGTGCTGGAGCAGTTCCTGACCATCCTGCCCCGGGAGTTCTATACCTGGATCCGGGATCATGGCCTGGAGAGTGGCAAGGCTTTGGCGACCATGGTGGAGGACTTGACAGAGAATGCTCTGGAGGCCAAGGCG GTTCCATGCCAcatacagggagaacagcagaagACAGCCCTTGGCAGAGGTGCTTGGGAGCCAGGCGTCCACCTGGAGCCAGTGGAGGTCAAGCCTGAGTGGGGGATGCCTCATGGGGAAGGAGTTCAAGTCCTAGaccaaagatcggaagagcagctGAGTCAGGACCCTGGAGATGGGACACAGGCCTTCCAAGAGCAGG CACTCCCTCTTCTTCAGATGGGTCCAGGCCTCCCTCCAATGAACACCAGAGACCAAGAGATGGCAGCTGGGTTTCTTTCAGCAGGAGCACAG GGATTGGGGACCTTTAAAGACATGGCCTTGCCTTTCCCTGAGGAGGAGTGGAGGCATGTGACCCCAGCCCAGATTGACTGCTTTGGGGAATATGTGGAACCACAGGACTGTGGGGTCTCTTCAG gcATTGGGAGCAAGGAAAAGGAGTCAAAACCCCAGCAGGAAGACCTTAAAGGGGCATTTGCTGGGCTGTCTTCTGAGAGGTTTGGGGAAGCTGCTGTCCCTGGACCTGGGCTGGGAGGAGCCTGTGAGCAGGAGCCTGGGGAATCCGGGAATGGCCTGCCAGGACTTCCTGCTCCGCAGCACAGTGTTCCCTTGCCTGAGGATCTCAAAACCCAGAGCTCCTTCTGGAAGCCTTTCCAGTGCCCCgagtgtgggaaaggcttcagtcGGAGCTCCAATCTCGTCAGACACCAGCGAACCCATGAAGAGGAGAAGTCCTATGGCTGCGTGGAGTGTGGGAAGGGCTTCACCTTGAGGGAGTACCTCATGAAGCACCAGAGGACCCATCTGGGAAAGAGGCCCTACGTGTGCAATGAGTGCTGGAAGACCTTCAGCCAGAGACACCATCTGGAGGTCCACCAGCGGAGCCACACAGGGGAGAAGCCCTACAAGTGTGGGGACTGTTGGAAGAGCTTCAGCCGGAGGCAGCACCTGCAGGTGCACCGGAGGACGCACACCGGTGAGAAGCCCTACACCTGTGAGTGCGGCAAGAGTTTCAGCAGGAATGCCAACCTGGCTGTGCACCGGCGAGCCCACACTGGGGAGAAGCCCTATGGGTGCCAGGTGTGCGGGAAGCGGTTCAGCAAAGGGGAGCGGCTGGTCCGACACCAGAGGATCCACACGGGAGAGAAGCCCTACCACTGCTCCGCCTGCGGTCGGAGCTTCAACCAGAGGTCCATCCTCAACCGACACCAGAAGACCCAGCATCGCCTGGAGCCCCCGGTGCAGTGA
- the Zscan25 gene encoding zinc finger and SCAN domain-containing protein 25 isoform X1, whose product MQQLESHEREIRCSRGNTFCSLESLLRGNVKMLKERPGMAEDPQQQMGVPVVKLEKELPWGRAREDSSPETFRLRFRQFRYQEAAGPQEALRELQELCRGWLRPELHTKEQILELLVLEQFLTILPREFYTWIRDHGLESGKALATMVEDLTENALEAKAVGEKRVPCHIQGEQQKTALGRGAWEPGVHLEPVEVKPEWGMPHGEGVQVLDQRSEEQLSQDPGDGTQAFQEQALPLLQMGPGLPPMNTRDQEMAAGFLSAGAQGLGTFKDMALPFPEEEWRHVTPAQIDCFGEYVEPQDCGVSSGIGSKEKESKPQQEDLKGAFAGLSSERFGEAAVPGPGLGGACEQEPGESGNGLPGLPAPQHSVPLPEDLKTQSSFWKPFQCPECGKGFSRSSNLVRHQRTHEEEKSYGCVECGKGFTLREYLMKHQRTHLGKRPYVCNECWKTFSQRHHLEVHQRSHTGEKPYKCGDCWKSFSRRQHLQVHRRTHTGEKPYTCECGKSFSRNANLAVHRRAHTGEKPYGCQVCGKRFSKGERLVRHQRIHTGEKPYHCSACGRSFNQRSILNRHQKTQHRLEPPVQ is encoded by the exons ATGCAACAGCTAGAAAGTCATGAAAGAGAAATTCGATGCAGCAGAGGAAATACGTTCTGTAGCCTGGAAAG TCTTCTGAGAGGGAATGTGAAGATGCTTAAAGAGCGTCCAGGGATGGCGGAAGATCCTCAGCAGCAAATGGGTGTTCCTGTGGTGAAACTGGAGAAAGAGTTGCCATGGGGCAGGGCAAGAGAAGACTCCAGTCCTGAGACTTTTCGCCTGAGGTTTCGGCAGTTCCGCTACCAGGAGGCAGCGGGTCCCCAAGAAGCCCTCAGGGAGCTCCAAGAGCTCTGTCGCGGGTGGCTGAGGCCTGAGCTGCACACCAAGGAGCAGATCCTGGAGCTTCTGGTGCTGGAGCAGTTCCTGACCATCCTGCCCCGGGAGTTCTATACCTGGATCCGGGATCATGGCCTGGAGAGTGGCAAGGCTTTGGCGACCATGGTGGAGGACTTGACAGAGAATGCTCTGGAGGCCAAGGCGGTGGGTGAGAAGAGG GTTCCATGCCAcatacagggagaacagcagaagACAGCCCTTGGCAGAGGTGCTTGGGAGCCAGGCGTCCACCTGGAGCCAGTGGAGGTCAAGCCTGAGTGGGGGATGCCTCATGGGGAAGGAGTTCAAGTCCTAGaccaaagatcggaagagcagctGAGTCAGGACCCTGGAGATGGGACACAGGCCTTCCAAGAGCAGG CACTCCCTCTTCTTCAGATGGGTCCAGGCCTCCCTCCAATGAACACCAGAGACCAAGAGATGGCAGCTGGGTTTCTTTCAGCAGGAGCACAG GGATTGGGGACCTTTAAAGACATGGCCTTGCCTTTCCCTGAGGAGGAGTGGAGGCATGTGACCCCAGCCCAGATTGACTGCTTTGGGGAATATGTGGAACCACAGGACTGTGGGGTCTCTTCAG gcATTGGGAGCAAGGAAAAGGAGTCAAAACCCCAGCAGGAAGACCTTAAAGGGGCATTTGCTGGGCTGTCTTCTGAGAGGTTTGGGGAAGCTGCTGTCCCTGGACCTGGGCTGGGAGGAGCCTGTGAGCAGGAGCCTGGGGAATCCGGGAATGGCCTGCCAGGACTTCCTGCTCCGCAGCACAGTGTTCCCTTGCCTGAGGATCTCAAAACCCAGAGCTCCTTCTGGAAGCCTTTCCAGTGCCCCgagtgtgggaaaggcttcagtcGGAGCTCCAATCTCGTCAGACACCAGCGAACCCATGAAGAGGAGAAGTCCTATGGCTGCGTGGAGTGTGGGAAGGGCTTCACCTTGAGGGAGTACCTCATGAAGCACCAGAGGACCCATCTGGGAAAGAGGCCCTACGTGTGCAATGAGTGCTGGAAGACCTTCAGCCAGAGACACCATCTGGAGGTCCACCAGCGGAGCCACACAGGGGAGAAGCCCTACAAGTGTGGGGACTGTTGGAAGAGCTTCAGCCGGAGGCAGCACCTGCAGGTGCACCGGAGGACGCACACCGGTGAGAAGCCCTACACCTGTGAGTGCGGCAAGAGTTTCAGCAGGAATGCCAACCTGGCTGTGCACCGGCGAGCCCACACTGGGGAGAAGCCCTATGGGTGCCAGGTGTGCGGGAAGCGGTTCAGCAAAGGGGAGCGGCTGGTCCGACACCAGAGGATCCACACGGGAGAGAAGCCCTACCACTGCTCCGCCTGCGGTCGGAGCTTCAACCAGAGGTCCATCCTCAACCGACACCAGAAGACCCAGCATCGCCTGGAGCCCCCGGTGCAGTGA
- the Zscan25 gene encoding zinc finger and SCAN domain-containing protein 25 isoform X4 — translation MLWRPRRWVPCHIQGEQQKTALGRGAWEPGVHLEPVEVKPEWGMPHGEGVQVLDQRSEEQLSQDPGDGTQAFQEQALPLLQMGPGLPPMNTRDQEMAAGFLSAGAQGLGTFKDMALPFPEEEWRHVTPAQIDCFGEYVEPQDCGVSSGIGSKEKESKPQQEDLKGAFAGLSSERFGEAAVPGPGLGGACEQEPGESGNGLPGLPAPQHSVPLPEDLKTQSSFWKPFQCPECGKGFSRSSNLVRHQRTHEEEKSYGCVECGKGFTLREYLMKHQRTHLGKRPYVCNECWKTFSQRHHLEVHQRSHTGEKPYKCGDCWKSFSRRQHLQVHRRTHTGEKPYTCECGKSFSRNANLAVHRRAHTGEKPYGCQVCGKRFSKGERLVRHQRIHTGEKPYHCSACGRSFNQRSILNRHQKTQHRLEPPVQ, via the exons ATGCTCTGGAGGCCAAGGCGGTGG GTTCCATGCCAcatacagggagaacagcagaagACAGCCCTTGGCAGAGGTGCTTGGGAGCCAGGCGTCCACCTGGAGCCAGTGGAGGTCAAGCCTGAGTGGGGGATGCCTCATGGGGAAGGAGTTCAAGTCCTAGaccaaagatcggaagagcagctGAGTCAGGACCCTGGAGATGGGACACAGGCCTTCCAAGAGCAGG CACTCCCTCTTCTTCAGATGGGTCCAGGCCTCCCTCCAATGAACACCAGAGACCAAGAGATGGCAGCTGGGTTTCTTTCAGCAGGAGCACAG GGATTGGGGACCTTTAAAGACATGGCCTTGCCTTTCCCTGAGGAGGAGTGGAGGCATGTGACCCCAGCCCAGATTGACTGCTTTGGGGAATATGTGGAACCACAGGACTGTGGGGTCTCTTCAG gcATTGGGAGCAAGGAAAAGGAGTCAAAACCCCAGCAGGAAGACCTTAAAGGGGCATTTGCTGGGCTGTCTTCTGAGAGGTTTGGGGAAGCTGCTGTCCCTGGACCTGGGCTGGGAGGAGCCTGTGAGCAGGAGCCTGGGGAATCCGGGAATGGCCTGCCAGGACTTCCTGCTCCGCAGCACAGTGTTCCCTTGCCTGAGGATCTCAAAACCCAGAGCTCCTTCTGGAAGCCTTTCCAGTGCCCCgagtgtgggaaaggcttcagtcGGAGCTCCAATCTCGTCAGACACCAGCGAACCCATGAAGAGGAGAAGTCCTATGGCTGCGTGGAGTGTGGGAAGGGCTTCACCTTGAGGGAGTACCTCATGAAGCACCAGAGGACCCATCTGGGAAAGAGGCCCTACGTGTGCAATGAGTGCTGGAAGACCTTCAGCCAGAGACACCATCTGGAGGTCCACCAGCGGAGCCACACAGGGGAGAAGCCCTACAAGTGTGGGGACTGTTGGAAGAGCTTCAGCCGGAGGCAGCACCTGCAGGTGCACCGGAGGACGCACACCGGTGAGAAGCCCTACACCTGTGAGTGCGGCAAGAGTTTCAGCAGGAATGCCAACCTGGCTGTGCACCGGCGAGCCCACACTGGGGAGAAGCCCTATGGGTGCCAGGTGTGCGGGAAGCGGTTCAGCAAAGGGGAGCGGCTGGTCCGACACCAGAGGATCCACACGGGAGAGAAGCCCTACCACTGCTCCGCCTGCGGTCGGAGCTTCAACCAGAGGTCCATCCTCAACCGACACCAGAAGACCCAGCATCGCCTGGAGCCCCCGGTGCAGTGA
- the Zscan25 gene encoding zinc finger and SCAN domain-containing protein 25 isoform X5, with the protein MLWRPRRWGEQQKTALGRGAWEPGVHLEPVEVKPEWGMPHGEGVQVLDQRSEEQLSQDPGDGTQAFQEQALPLLQMGPGLPPMNTRDQEMAAGFLSAGAQGLGTFKDMALPFPEEEWRHVTPAQIDCFGEYVEPQDCGVSSGIGSKEKESKPQQEDLKGAFAGLSSERFGEAAVPGPGLGGACEQEPGESGNGLPGLPAPQHSVPLPEDLKTQSSFWKPFQCPECGKGFSRSSNLVRHQRTHEEEKSYGCVECGKGFTLREYLMKHQRTHLGKRPYVCNECWKTFSQRHHLEVHQRSHTGEKPYKCGDCWKSFSRRQHLQVHRRTHTGEKPYTCECGKSFSRNANLAVHRRAHTGEKPYGCQVCGKRFSKGERLVRHQRIHTGEKPYHCSACGRSFNQRSILNRHQKTQHRLEPPVQ; encoded by the exons ATGCTCTGGAGGCCAAGGCGGTGG ggagaacagcagaagACAGCCCTTGGCAGAGGTGCTTGGGAGCCAGGCGTCCACCTGGAGCCAGTGGAGGTCAAGCCTGAGTGGGGGATGCCTCATGGGGAAGGAGTTCAAGTCCTAGaccaaagatcggaagagcagctGAGTCAGGACCCTGGAGATGGGACACAGGCCTTCCAAGAGCAGG CACTCCCTCTTCTTCAGATGGGTCCAGGCCTCCCTCCAATGAACACCAGAGACCAAGAGATGGCAGCTGGGTTTCTTTCAGCAGGAGCACAG GGATTGGGGACCTTTAAAGACATGGCCTTGCCTTTCCCTGAGGAGGAGTGGAGGCATGTGACCCCAGCCCAGATTGACTGCTTTGGGGAATATGTGGAACCACAGGACTGTGGGGTCTCTTCAG gcATTGGGAGCAAGGAAAAGGAGTCAAAACCCCAGCAGGAAGACCTTAAAGGGGCATTTGCTGGGCTGTCTTCTGAGAGGTTTGGGGAAGCTGCTGTCCCTGGACCTGGGCTGGGAGGAGCCTGTGAGCAGGAGCCTGGGGAATCCGGGAATGGCCTGCCAGGACTTCCTGCTCCGCAGCACAGTGTTCCCTTGCCTGAGGATCTCAAAACCCAGAGCTCCTTCTGGAAGCCTTTCCAGTGCCCCgagtgtgggaaaggcttcagtcGGAGCTCCAATCTCGTCAGACACCAGCGAACCCATGAAGAGGAGAAGTCCTATGGCTGCGTGGAGTGTGGGAAGGGCTTCACCTTGAGGGAGTACCTCATGAAGCACCAGAGGACCCATCTGGGAAAGAGGCCCTACGTGTGCAATGAGTGCTGGAAGACCTTCAGCCAGAGACACCATCTGGAGGTCCACCAGCGGAGCCACACAGGGGAGAAGCCCTACAAGTGTGGGGACTGTTGGAAGAGCTTCAGCCGGAGGCAGCACCTGCAGGTGCACCGGAGGACGCACACCGGTGAGAAGCCCTACACCTGTGAGTGCGGCAAGAGTTTCAGCAGGAATGCCAACCTGGCTGTGCACCGGCGAGCCCACACTGGGGAGAAGCCCTATGGGTGCCAGGTGTGCGGGAAGCGGTTCAGCAAAGGGGAGCGGCTGGTCCGACACCAGAGGATCCACACGGGAGAGAAGCCCTACCACTGCTCCGCCTGCGGTCGGAGCTTCAACCAGAGGTCCATCCTCAACCGACACCAGAAGACCCAGCATCGCCTGGAGCCCCCGGTGCAGTGA